The window GATAAACTTTGCTCGCATATTACGCTCCTTAACTAACCGTTACGGGTGCTCTTCATCACCCTCTGTCCAAATAACCATGCGTTAGCGGACCAGTTCCGGCAAGGCACCTTAATGGATGGCAGTTACCCGGAACATAATGGGCATTAACTCGTTGTGTTCGCGCGCGGCCGTAGGGAGCGAGCACCATATGAGCCGGGCCAATGGGAAGCGACAAGACGGGGAACGAAACCTGGTCGTTGGAGCAAGCAAGCCTCGCCTCTTCAAGCTGCTTGGACCCGGACTTATTACCGGCGCGTCGGACGACGATCCCAGCGGCATCGCGACCTATTCTCAAGCGGGAGCATTGTTCGGCTTCGGGCTGCTGTGGACCATGGTGCTCTGTTATCCGCTTATGTCGGCCGTGCAGGAAATCAGCGCACGCGTCGGCCGGACGACGGGCAAAGGCTTGGCAGGCAACATCGTACGCCGCTATCCGCCGTCCCTCGTCTATGTGCTCGTTGGATTGCTGTCTCTCGCCAACATCATCAACATCGGTGCGAACTTAGGCGCTATGGGCGACGCGGTCACACTGCTCGCTGGCGGACCACGCATCGTCTTTGTCATCGCGTTCGGCTTGATCTGCATCTTCATGGAAGTTTTCATGAAGTACACGCGTTACGTCGCCGTGCTCAAATGGCTGACGCTCGCGCTCTTCTCCTATGTCGCGACATTGTTCGTCGTCGAAGTGCCGTGGGGCGAAGTGCTTAAACGCCTCGTCATTCCGGAATTCTCATCCAACGCACATTACTGGGAGACCGTCGTTGCGATCTTCGGCACGACGATCAGTCCCTACCTTTTCTTTTGGCAAGCTTCGCAGGAAGTTGAGGACATTCATGAGAAGCCGAAGCGCGAGCCGTTGCTGGACGCTCCAAAGCAAGCGAAGTCCGCGGAGGAGCGCATACGGCTCGATACGCTAATCGGCATGGCGTTCTCGAACATTGTAGCAATCGCGATCATCGTAACGGTCGGCGCCACGCTCCACCCCGCGGGGATCACCAATATCGAGAGTTCGGCGCAGGCCGCCGAGGCCTTAAAGCCTGTCGGGGGTGAGCTGGCGTTTGCATTGTTCGCCATTGGCATAATCGGGACAGGCCTGCTGTCCATTCCTGTTCTCGCAGGTTCTGCCGCGTATGCCATTGGCGAAGCATTGAAATGGAAAGTCGGTCTTTCGTTGAAGCCAATGGAGGGCCGCGCGTTCTATGGCGCCATAGCGGTTGCTACCCTGATCGGCATAGCGATCAATTTCTCGAGCATCAATCCGATTAAGGCGCTCTACTACAGCGCAGTGATCAATGGCGTGGTCGCCGTGCCGATCATCGCATTCATGATGCTTATCGCTGCGGATGACGGAGTGATGGGACGTTTCAAAGTCGCAGGATGGTTGAAATGGCTCGGATGGCTCACTGCACTCGTCATGGGACTCGCGTGCGTCGCTATGGCATTGCAAGCACTTTAACGTGATATGCGAAGCGCGATGCCCGTATTCCGGCATTTGTGCGCATCTTTAATTGTGGCTTAGGCCATATGCTGCGAACTTCAATATTCGACGTACTCGGTCCTTTTCTATAGAATGCCTTTAGTCAGAGCTGTTGCCGCTGAGTAAAGGATTGCCGAGATGTCTTCGGGTTACAACGTCTTTGAACCGGACGATCTCGCATTTGCCCAATGTGTCCTTGATGAAGTCTGGGCCGCGATGCCGAACGCTGTTCGTGCTGACCCCGCGTCGTCTCATCTACGAGAGCATCTGGCTCGGTGCGTGCTGATGGCGATGACAGACGGCGACGTCCAGCGCGATGTCCTTACAGCCGCTTTGGTGCAGAGCCACGCAAAAGGCAACTCCGTTCCGGCTGCTACACCCCACTGGGTGCCGCGTGTTTCATCGCGCGCAAATCCCGGTGCCACTCCAAGACCTCAATGCCTCTGACGAGGACGAGGAACTCTCATCTATCCGGAAACGTTGAGATCTTAGACGCATGTACCAACGTGTGTCAGGCGCCGGAGACGGTGCTGGGCCGTCCGGGAATCCTCCGCGGTTCCCCGGCGGCTTCATTTGTGTGTTGCGTTGTAGAAGACCATGGTCCCACCGGCAGCGAACGCGGGGTGAAGCTCGACGATGGCAAGCAAACCGCTTTCCGAATATCGCGCCAAGCGAGATTTCACAAAGACGGCCGAGCCGAGCGGCGCGAAGACCATCCGTCCGGCAAAGCATCTTCGTTTCGTCATTCAGAAGCATGACGCGACGCGGCTTCATTACGACTTCCGGCTGGAACTCGATGGCGTGTTCAAATCCTGGGCGGTGACGCGAGGACCGTCACTCGATCCTGCAGATAAGCGTCTCGCCGTCGAGGTCGAAGATCATCCACTCGATTATGGAGATTTCGAAGGCACCATTCCGAAGGGCCAATATGGTGGCGGAACGGTGATGCTGTGGGATCGCGGATACTGGGCGCCTCTTGGAGATAAAAGCCCGGAAGAGCAATTGCGCAACGGAGAGCTGAAGCTCGTCCTCTCGGGTATCAAGCTCGAAGGAAGTTGGGTGCTGGTGCGCATCAAGAACGATCGCGCGGGCAACAAGCGAACCAACTGGCTCCTCATCAAGCATCGCGATGACGCTGCAAAGCCAGGCGATGCCGATGCGGTGTTGAAAAAGGATCGCTCGGTCGCGTCGAAGCGCACGATGGCGCAGATTGCGAGCGGGCGTGGCGACGGGCCGGAGCCGTTCATGACCAAGCGCCGATCAGCTGCCCCTCCAGATGCCGTCTGGCAGTCCAATCGAAACGACGGCGCTGATGAGACGGCATCAAAATCCGATCGGCCGCTTCGCCGAATTCCCGTTAAGAAAACGGCACGCGCGTCGGCGGCAAAGCGCAAAACAGATGAGGGCGAAAACGTTGTCCAAGGGACGACGATTTCACACCCGGATAAAATCCTCTGGCCCGCGGGGATAGGCAAGGCGATTACAAAAATCGATCTGGCGCATTATCTCGATGCGGTTGGGCCGGATCTGCTTTCTCATATCAAAGGTCGTCCCTGCTCCATCATTCGCGCACCGGAGGGCATCGACGGCGAGACCTTCTTTCAGCGTCACGCGATGCGGGGCATGTCAGACAAGATCGACCTCGTTCGGATTTCGGGGGATCGCGAACCCTACATCGAAGTCAACAGCACCGACGGCATCGTCGCGCTCGGGCAAATCGCGGCGCTAGAATTTCATCCGTGGAATTGCCAGCCGCTCGAACCGAACGTGCCGGGGCGTCTCGTCTTCGATCTCGATCCGGGACCCGACGTTGATTTCTCGGCCGTCGTCGCGGCGGCATTGGAGTTGCGTGACCGGCTCGACGCGGTTGGACTTATCGCATTTTGCAAGACGACCGGCGGGAAAGGCCTGCATGTCGTGACGCCGCTGAAGACCGCGCGCGGAGCCGCCGCGATCTGGGACGATGCGAAATCGTTTGCTGGCGCACTCTGTCAACGCATGGCCGATGACAATCCGCGCGCGTACCTCATAAAGATGACGAAGAAGCTTCGAACCGGACGCATATTCCTCGATTATCTGCGGAATGATCGCATGGCGACCGCCGTTGCACCGTTTTCGCCGCGCGCCCGGCCGGATGCCACGGTGTCCATGCCGTTGACGTGGAGCCAAGTCAAAAAGGGGCTCGATCCGAAGCGCTTCACGATTCATACCGTTCCGAGACTTCTAAAGACCTCCAAGGCGTGGGACGACTATTGCGACAGCGAACGGCCGCTCGCCGGTGCAATCAAGGCGCTGCTCAAGTCGTCGTAGTCGCGAGGGATCTTTCCGCATGAGAGCGCGAAGCAGTGCGGGCGTGAAACGAGCGAGCACACCGCGGAGCAGCGCGGCGAAAAAACTCAAAGCTCGCGCATCCTCGAAGACCTATGCGCCGCCGCCGAAGTTCGTCGAGCCGTGCCTTGCAACGCTGGTCAGCGCGCCACCCGACGGAACGAACTGGATTCACGAAATCAAGTTTGACGGTTATCGCATTCAAGCGCGCATCGACGCTGGTGCCGTTCTTCTCATTACGCGCAGCGGGCTTGATTGGACCGAACGTTTCGGCGCCCTCCCCTCCGCGCTTGCAAAGCTTGAGTGTGAAAACGCGCTTATCGATTCCGAGCTTGTCGTCGAAGACAGCAAAGGGCATTCGAACTTCTCTGCGCTTGCGTCCGCACTGAAAAGCGGGCGGAGCGAGCACTTCGTGATGCAGTGCTTCGATTTGCTGTTCTTCAACGGTCGCGATCTCAGGTCCGAGTCTCTGACAATGCGAAAGGAGATATTGCGCCGCCTGATCGGAAAACAACGGGAAGGATCGATGCTTCGCTACAGCGATCATCTCGCGGGCGATGGCGGAAAGATGCTTGGCGAAGCGTGCCGGCTTGGGCTTGAAGGCATTGTTTCGAAGCGCAGCGACCGGCCGTATCGTTCCGGCCGCAATGACGATTGGCTGAAAAGCAAATGCACGCAAACCGACGAGTTCGTTATTCTCGGCTACGTTCCTTCGAACGTCTCAACCGCTGCAGTCGGTGCACTGGTGGTCGGCTATTATGAGAAAAAGACTTTGAAGTATGCGGGCCGCGTCGGCACAGGCTTTTCCCAGCGCACCGCGAGCGAGCTTATGCGTATGCTGAAACCTCGGAAGGTTGATGCGGCCGCGAGTGCCGGGATGCTTACGGGGCTGCAGCGCAAGGGTGTTGTTTGGGTGAAACCGGAGCTTGTTGCCCAGATCGAATATCGCGCGTGGACGGCTGATAAGCTTTTGCGGCACGCTGCCTTCAAGGGATTGCGCGAAGACAAACCTACGGACCAGATCCGACGGCCGGTGACGAAACCGCCACCCAAGCGATAGCACGCACGTTGGATGCCGAGCTTCTAGGCGCGTGCTTTGGTTTTCGCTTTCGATTTCGCAGCAGGCTTTGCGCGCTTCGCCGGTTCGCGTTTCTGTTGCGATGCCGCCGTCTTTGTTTTGCGCGATGATTTTCCGCCAGACGACTTTTCCGTAGAACGGCGTAGCGCTTCCATGAAGTCGACGACTTTGCCTCCAGCGGGACGATCGTCGCCGCCTTCGACCTCCGTCGACTCGCCGCCCTCGACCTTCTCCTTGACGAGCTTGCGGAGCGCTTCCGCGTAATGGTTCTTGAATTGACTGGGATCGAACTTCGTCGTCCGCTCGTCGATGAGTTGCTTCGCCATGTTGATGAGTTCGGGCCGAAGCTTCTCTGTTCCGATGCCGGAGAAGATGTCGTCCGCATCGCGAACTTCATTCGCGTAACGCAGCGTTTCGATCATCAAGCCGTCGCCGCTTGGCTTCATCGCGATGAGGTTTTCGCGGCCGCGGATCGTGAGCTGTCCTACGCCGAGCTTTTTGGTGGCGCGCAGCGCATCGCGAATGATGCGATAGCCTTCCTCCGCCACATCGCCGTCGGGCAGGACGTAATAGGGATTGTCGAAATACAGCGGGTCGATGGAACACGCTTCGACGAATTCGGTCAGCTCGATGGTGTGACGCGTCGTCAGTTTCAGGTTGTCGAGTTCGTTTGACTCAAACAGCACGTAACTGCCATCGTCAAGTTCATATCCGTGGACGATGTCCGACTGCGGAACGACCCGTCCGGTTTCTCCCGCTACCTTCTGGTAGCGGATGCGCTGTTTCGATTTTTTGTCGACTTGGTGGAGCGCAATCTTGTCTTCGGTTGCCGTGGCGCTCACGAGGCGGATCGGTATGGTGACCAACGCGAGGCGGAGATGCCCCTTCCAGAACGATCGGGCGGCGATGGCCATGGCTTACTCCATA is drawn from Hyphomicrobium methylovorum and contains these coding sequences:
- a CDS encoding NRAMP family divalent metal transporter, which codes for MSRANGKRQDGERNLVVGASKPRLFKLLGPGLITGASDDDPSGIATYSQAGALFGFGLLWTMVLCYPLMSAVQEISARVGRTTGKGLAGNIVRRYPPSLVYVLVGLLSLANIINIGANLGAMGDAVTLLAGGPRIVFVIAFGLICIFMEVFMKYTRYVAVLKWLTLALFSYVATLFVVEVPWGEVLKRLVIPEFSSNAHYWETVVAIFGTTISPYLFFWQASQEVEDIHEKPKREPLLDAPKQAKSAEERIRLDTLIGMAFSNIVAIAIIVTVGATLHPAGITNIESSAQAAEALKPVGGELAFALFAIGIIGTGLLSIPVLAGSAAYAIGEALKWKVGLSLKPMEGRAFYGAIAVATLIGIAINFSSINPIKALYYSAVINGVVAVPIIAFMMLIAADDGVMGRFKVAGWLKWLGWLTALVMGLACVAMALQAL
- the ligD gene encoding non-homologous end-joining DNA ligase — translated: MASKPLSEYRAKRDFTKTAEPSGAKTIRPAKHLRFVIQKHDATRLHYDFRLELDGVFKSWAVTRGPSLDPADKRLAVEVEDHPLDYGDFEGTIPKGQYGGGTVMLWDRGYWAPLGDKSPEEQLRNGELKLVLSGIKLEGSWVLVRIKNDRAGNKRTNWLLIKHRDDAAKPGDADAVLKKDRSVASKRTMAQIASGRGDGPEPFMTKRRSAAPPDAVWQSNRNDGADETASKSDRPLRRIPVKKTARASAAKRKTDEGENVVQGTTISHPDKILWPAGIGKAITKIDLAHYLDAVGPDLLSHIKGRPCSIIRAPEGIDGETFFQRHAMRGMSDKIDLVRISGDREPYIEVNSTDGIVALGQIAALEFHPWNCQPLEPNVPGRLVFDLDPGPDVDFSAVVAAALELRDRLDAVGLIAFCKTTGGKGLHVVTPLKTARGAAAIWDDAKSFAGALCQRMADDNPRAYLIKMTKKLRTGRIFLDYLRNDRMATAVAPFSPRARPDATVSMPLTWSQVKKGLDPKRFTIHTVPRLLKTSKAWDDYCDSERPLAGAIKALLKSS
- the ligD gene encoding non-homologous end-joining DNA ligase yields the protein MRARSSAGVKRASTPRSSAAKKLKARASSKTYAPPPKFVEPCLATLVSAPPDGTNWIHEIKFDGYRIQARIDAGAVLLITRSGLDWTERFGALPSALAKLECENALIDSELVVEDSKGHSNFSALASALKSGRSEHFVMQCFDLLFFNGRDLRSESLTMRKEILRRLIGKQREGSMLRYSDHLAGDGGKMLGEACRLGLEGIVSKRSDRPYRSGRNDDWLKSKCTQTDEFVILGYVPSNVSTAAVGALVVGYYEKKTLKYAGRVGTGFSQRTASELMRMLKPRKVDAAASAGMLTGLQRKGVVWVKPELVAQIEYRAWTADKLLRHAAFKGLREDKPTDQIRRPVTKPPPKR
- a CDS encoding Ku protein, giving the protein MAIAARSFWKGHLRLALVTIPIRLVSATATEDKIALHQVDKKSKQRIRYQKVAGETGRVVPQSDIVHGYELDDGSYVLFESNELDNLKLTTRHTIELTEFVEACSIDPLYFDNPYYVLPDGDVAEEGYRIIRDALRATKKLGVGQLTIRGRENLIAMKPSGDGLMIETLRYANEVRDADDIFSGIGTEKLRPELINMAKQLIDERTTKFDPSQFKNHYAEALRKLVKEKVEGGESTEVEGGDDRPAGGKVVDFMEALRRSTEKSSGGKSSRKTKTAASQQKREPAKRAKPAAKSKAKTKARA